In Spirosoma sp. KUDC1026, the sequence AACTCGTGGTTCCAGCCTTCATCCTCGCCAAACTTGGCCTGAATCAGGCTGCTGCCGATGTTGGAGGTCATGATGATGATCGTGTTCTTGAAGTTCGCCACCCGACCTTTGTTGTCAGTCAGACGACCTTCGTCGAGCACCTGTAGCAGAATGTTCCAGACGTCCGGGTGCGCTTTTTCGATCTCATCCAGCAGGACTACCGAATACGGTTTCCGGCGTACGGCTTCGGTCAGCTGACCGCCTTCGTCGTAACCCACGTAGCCCGGAGGGGCACCCACCAGCCGGCTGACGGCGTGGCGTTCCTGGTACTCCGACATATCGATCCGCACCATGGCGTTCTCATCGTTGAACAGGTATTCGGCCAGCGTCCGGGCCACTTCGGTCTTACCAACCCCCGTGGTGCCGAGGAAGATGAACGAGCCAATCGGGCGTTTGGGGTCCTGCATACCAGCCCGACTCCGACGTACCGCGTCCGAAACAACTTCGATGGCTTCGGCCTGACCCGCTACGCGTTTACCAAGCTCGGCTTCCAGATTCAGCAGTTTCTCGCGTTCGCTCTGCAGCATCCGGTTAACCGGAATGCCCGTCCACTTCGCTACGACTTCGGCAATGTCTTCCGACGTCACCTCTTCCTGCATCATCCGATCGGTGGTGGTATCGTCTTTCTCGCTCTTGACCAGTTCGGCCAGCCGGGCTTCGGCTTCCGGAATCCGACCGTAGCGGATTTCGGCTACCTTACCGTAGTCACCGGCCCGTTCGGCCTGCTCGGCTTCGAAACGTAGCTGATCCAGTTGCTCTTTCAGCGTCCGGCTTTCGTTGACCGATAATTTTTCGGTTTCCCACTTGGCCTGAAGGCTGCTACGTTGCTCGTTCAGATCGGCAATCTGTTTATTGAGCAACGTTTCTTTATCCTTGTTATCTTCCCGCCGAATGGCTTCCCGCTCAATTTCCAGCTGCATGATACGCCGGTTCAGCTCGTCAAGCTCTTCGGGTACGGAGTCCATTTCCAGCCGGAGTTTAGCCGCAGCTTCGTCCATGAGGTCAATGGCTTTATCGGGCAGAAAACGATCCGTAATGTACCGGGTCGATAGTTCAACGGCGGCAATCACAGCATCGTCTTTGATGCGTACACCGTGGTGGAGTTCGTATTTCTCCTTAATGCCACGCAGAATCGAGATAGCATCGGCCATGTCTGGCTCATCGACCACAACGGCCTGGAACCGACGTTCGAGGGCTTTATCTTTCTCGATGTATTTCTGGTATTCCTTCAGCGTGGTAGCACCAATGGTGTGCAACTCACCGCGCGATAGCGCTGGTTTCAGCAGGTTAGCGGCATCCATGGCTCCTTCGCCACCGGCGCCCGCACCCACCAGCGTATGAATCTCGTCGATGAAGAGAATAATTTCGCCGTTCGAGTCGGTCACTTCTTTAATGACTGCTTTCAGACGCTCTTCGAATTCACCTTTATACTTGGCACCGGCAATAAGCAACCCCATGTCGAGCGAGACAATCGTCTTGCTTTTCAGGTTCTCTGGTACGTCGCCCGATACGATCCGCTGGGCAAGACCTTCGACGATGGCAGTTTTACCAACGCCAGGCTCCCCGAGCAGGATCGGGTTGTTTTTTGTGCGCCGACTCAGGATCTGGAGTACGCGTCGGATTTCTTCGTCGCGGCCAATGACCGGGTCTATCTTGCCCTTGAGGGCGCGCTCGTTCAGGTTGATGCTGTACCGGTCGAGCGAGCGATATTTTGCTTCTGCATTCTGATCCGTCACCGAATTGCTGCCTCCCCGCAGCTCTTTAATGGCTTGTTTCAGCGGTTTTTCGGTCATGCCTACGTCTTTTAATAACGTAGCCGTGGCGTCCTTACCGCTGGCCAGACCAAGCAGCATCAGCTCAACGCTGACGTATTGGTCGTTGAATTCTTTCGTATAGCCGCTGGCGCGTTGCAACGCAGCGTTCAGATCATTGCCCAGGTAAATATTCGATCCGTCGCTGTTGCTGGTAGCCGCTTTAGGGTATCCGGCAATAATGGCATCGAGGGCCATGGTCAGTTGAGTAGGCTCTGCGCCGACTTTGCGGGCAAGAAATCCAATAGTATTTGGGTCTTCATCCAGAATAGCTTTCAGTACGTGACCCGTCTCGATCAGTTGCTGCTGATTACCCTGGGCAATCTCAGCCGCCTTCTGAATCGTTTCCTGAGCTTTTATGGTATAATTATTAACGTTCATGATTGTGTAGGTCAACCGTTTGACACGGTAAGGATTTTAGTTGGTTACCTATCTACAAACAAATCGCGTACCGCACCTTTTCTTGTGCCATTTTGGCTGAATTTGCCGCTTTTTTGGTTAAGAATAAGTCAAAATGACAAAAATTGCTGGTGGCCTCATAGCGTGTTGACCCAGTAAGTATGAAAAAGCCGCCCTGCTTTCACAAGGCGGCTTTGTTTTTAGTCCAGGCTTTCGGCTTCGATGGGCGTCATCCGTTCGCGGGCAATTTCAGCCTGCCGGCGCTGGTCTGTTTCGATCGGGCCAGCCAGCAACTCAGCCTCGTGAACCACGATAGTTTTTGGCTCATGAAACTTGCCTTTGGGTAGCCAGTAGGCCAGCAGTCCGGCATAAGCAGCTGCCAGCCCGGCGGCTGTCCAGCCAACAACCGGATACCGATTCCACTGGCGGGTGGCGATACCACCAAAGCCAGCGACGAATGGCAGCATATACCAGGGGTCATTCAGACGACGAGCAATGACGTAACCAGCCGCAGCCGTTGCCCCCAGAATACCCGCAGCCAGCGGAACGTCCCGTTCTTCGTTACGTTCCCACAAACCCAGCGTCAGCAACGTATCGGGCGTACCGACAACCGTGGCCGCTGTCAGCCAGCCTGCATACAGACTGACCGGAATGCGTAAGTACTTTTCAGGCCCTGGTACATCAGTTTTCCCAATTTCCAGACTTTGGTGAAGCGCCAGCGCAGCCGGTAGATTGAGCTTCGTAGTCAGGTCGGAAATAACCACGCTTCGGGCGTCGTCCTGCGAGAAAAAGCGCCCAAACGTAGCGTTCAGTGCCCAACTAGCCAGCCACCAGGGCAGCGCTTTCTGATAACGTGGGTTTGCTTCCTGCGACGGCAGGGCCTGGTGGATTGATAGTGCGCCCAGACCCGAGTAAATCGTTGACCAGACCACACCAAACGCCCAGCCCGCTGGTACAATGAGGTTCTTATCGAACACACGCTGGTACTCGGCTGGTACGTCAAATTCGGCTTCCGATTCGGCCATCTGCATTGCCTGACCTTTCTGCCGCGACCGCCGACTCGACAGGGTGGTGTAAAGAATGCTACCAGCGGCAACAACAGCCGTTGCCACGCGCCAGAATGATTGATTTTTCATGGGAATAGAAAAAAATACGTCGATTAAATCGCTAGAGCCTCTTCTTCTACATCTGCTTTGGCCCGCGTCGCGTCGCCCTTGAAGTCATGATACGCACTCAGCAGCGAGTCAATAACCGACGAAACCGTATCCGTAACGGAGTTTCCGGCCGCTCTTGCTTTCACCCGGTAGCGCATGCGGTCAACCGGGCTGCTGTTGGAATAGGCTACGCCGAGGGCGATGCCCGCCAGCACAGCTACGCCAATCCCAACTGCCCAGGGGAGTGATGAAGATTTCTCACTCTCGTCGGGTTTAGGTGACATTTTCTCCCGCATCAATGAAGCCAGTGCTTCCTGGGGAGCTACGTACGCCATTACTTCGTACGACTTGTTCTTGAGTCCGCCCGGTACTACTTTGGGTTTGCCGGCCATCAGGGCTTCGTAGCCCGCTTTGGCTACCATGACAGGGTCCTGGAGTTCGTCGGTTACTTTGGTATCTTCTGCGTTGGCTTTGTGGAAGAAGTCTGTATCCGTAGCGTTAGGCAGCAAGGCCGTAATCGTTACGTTCGTGCCTTTCAGTTCGTTGGCCAGCGACTGCGTAAAGTTGTAGACGTAAGCTTTCGTTCCGGCGTAAACGGCCATGAGTGGTGTCGGCGTGATCGACAGGAGGGAGGCCAGATTCAGAATTTTTCCTTCGTTGCGGGCCAGCATGTCGTACAGGAACAGCTTGGTGAGCTGCGTGAGCGCCAGCACGTTCAGGTGAATCATCGACTTTTCGCGCTCCCAGTCAGTGTCGGTAGCGAAAAGGCCATAAAGTCCAACACCGGCATCGTTCACCAGCACATCAACAGAGATGTCTTTGGCTTTGACCTGATCGTACACATCCTGGGCAGCATCTTCTTCCGACAGGTCTTTTTTTATGACCGTAATCTGCTGGGTAGCGTAGTTGCTCGTAAAGACTTCGGCCAGTCGATCCAGCATCTCGTCGCTACGCCCCACCAGCACCAGGTTATAGCCGTCCTGGGCGAAAAGTTTGGCAAGTTCCTGGCCAATTCCACTGGAGGCGCCCGTGATCAGGGCTGTTTTTCCGGTTCCTACATTCATAACGTTTCGTGATTTGTGAGTAAGTGATTGAACTACTCCCACCACAAGTTGTTCAGCCAAACGGGCAGAAAAATGGCCGGTTGAGACGGGTAAATCGCACGTAATGAGTTCATTGTTTGTTTTATTGATAGAACTCTTATACGTAATGAATGAAACAGATCATGATAATTGCCGGACTGATACTGAGTGTTTTGTGGGGATGCTCATCGTATCGAATTACCCGGAACCAACTGGATCAGTCGGCGTCCTGGAAAGCGTACCAGACGTTTGCTTTTGCTGATACAAATCGGATTGAGGCAACGCCTTACACAGCGTACCAGGCGGCAGTCACCAATGTAAAACAGGCTGTAACCGCTGAGCTAACCCAGCGTGGCTACCAGCAAACCCGTAATAATCCGGATCTACTAATAAATGTTGGGGCGGCAGTGGACGAAAAGACGCAAACCCGTTCAACAACCATCTACGAAGCGCCCGGCTATACGGGTCAGCGACGCTACCGCTGGCAGAGTCAGGAGGTTCCGGTGGGTACGTACGATGAAGGAACCGTTCAGATTAAGGTAGTCGATACCCAGCGGGAAGCAGTAATCTGGGACGTAGCAGTGTCTAGCGTACTGAGTCGCAAAAAAGAAGTTACTCCCGTCCAGTTTGGACAGGCCGTTGCGAAGGTGTTCGAGAAATTTCCGGGCTGAGAATAACGAACGCTTCTATAACTAAATGCGGTCCTGCCACTCAGCAGGACCGCGTTCAGTTCAGGCTGTGTTGATCGATCGGCTATGCCACAGCTTTCCGGGCTGTATCCGTCGCGTTTTTCACCGTATCGGTGATTGAGTCGCTGGCCGATTTAAGTGTATCCTTAGCCGAACCAGCCAGTTTCTTGGCTTTGTAGCGGTATTTCAGCCGCTGATACGTACCGGCGTTGTTGTAGAGTGTTATAACGGCGATGCCGGCAATAGCAACGGCGGCAATGCCGATACCAAGCGCGAGCGCTTTTCGGTTTAGCTGCTGATCCGCTTCGTTCTTGTCTTTCATTTGGGCGCGCGTCGCCTGACTGACAACGGTATTGGGAAGTACGCGGGAGGCCGCTGCCTGAAGTTTTGTGGTGAAACCAGCGATGGCTTTGTCTTTTCCATTCATAAGAGCCTCATAGCCTTCCTTGGCTACGTCGGCGGGGCTATTCGAGCGAGCCATTTCCTGAGCCACCGTATTCATCGCTCCGGCTTTGTTAAAGAAATCCGTATCCGTAGCCGGTGGCATCAATACTGTAATGCTGACATCAGTATCGTTGATTTCGTTACGCAATGATTCCGAGAATGAATAGATGAAGGACTTGGTAGCCCCGTAAACGGCCATCAACGGATTAGGCATGATCGACACGATGGATCCGAGCATCAGGATTTTACCCTCGTTCCGGGCGACCATATCTTTCAGGAAAAGCTTGGTCAGGTGGACCAGCGACGTGACGTTAACCTGAATAACGCTTAGTTCTTTCTGGATGTCCGTTTCCGTTGCAAAGACGCCGTACTCGCCAAAACCGGCGTTGTTAACCAACGTGTTGACGGTGATATTCTTGCTGATGACTTCGTCGTAAATTTCCTGTGGAGCTTCGGGTGCTGATAAATCTTTCTCGATGACCGTAACCATCGACGTACCATATACCTGTTTGACCTGCTCGGCCAGCTCAGTCAGTTTATCTTCGCTCCGGGCAACCAGTACCAGATTGTATCCGTCTTTGGCAAAAAGTGTTGCCAGTTCACGGCCGATGCCGCTCGATGCCCCCGTAATCAGGGCTGTCTTTCCAACTTCTGCTATCATAGTGGGTGACTATTGAGGTGTATGTATAATCAACCCAAGGTAACGGAAGATGTTTATGGGAGGGAAGAAGGAGACAAGGGAGAATGGAGGAAAGGAATACTATACGAATCCGATTCCTTGTTTCTTCCTCCCCCTTTTCCCTTTCCTCCTTTTATTTCACCACCACCTTCATGTCAATTTTGCGGAGGGTGGGTTTGGGGACGCCTGAAGTGTCGCGACGGCTGACGCCTGTACCCCGCCCGATCGCGTCGATACGGACGAAGTTGATGCCCGCGGCCATGAGCTGCTGCTTAACCTGGTTTACCCGTTTGAACGACAGGGCTTTGTTGGTCATGCCGTACCCCGCTGCGTCGTTCGCGTAACCAATGAGCTGAATCTGCAACGCCGGATATGCCTTCAGTAGGGTCGCCAGTTCATTCACAACGGGTTGGGCGCTGGGTGTCAGGGATAATGAACCTGGCGTAAAGGTCAGGCCGGGCAGCGCAAAAACCCGACCTTTGGGAAGGGCCGGATTCGTGAGGTAAGGCGTCAGTTGCTGCGACAGCAGACCTGTTGTTGGGGAGGCTCCCGCAACGCCAGGGATACTGGCTGGCGTAGTAGTGGCTGTTG encodes:
- the clpB gene encoding ATP-dependent chaperone ClpB, whose protein sequence is MNVNNYTIKAQETIQKAAEIAQGNQQQLIETGHVLKAILDEDPNTIGFLARKVGAEPTQLTMALDAIIAGYPKAATSNSDGSNIYLGNDLNAALQRASGYTKEFNDQYVSVELMLLGLASGKDATATLLKDVGMTEKPLKQAIKELRGGSNSVTDQNAEAKYRSLDRYSINLNERALKGKIDPVIGRDEEIRRVLQILSRRTKNNPILLGEPGVGKTAIVEGLAQRIVSGDVPENLKSKTIVSLDMGLLIAGAKYKGEFEERLKAVIKEVTDSNGEIILFIDEIHTLVGAGAGGEGAMDAANLLKPALSRGELHTIGATTLKEYQKYIEKDKALERRFQAVVVDEPDMADAISILRGIKEKYELHHGVRIKDDAVIAAVELSTRYITDRFLPDKAIDLMDEAAAKLRLEMDSVPEELDELNRRIMQLEIEREAIRREDNKDKETLLNKQIADLNEQRSSLQAKWETEKLSVNESRTLKEQLDQLRFEAEQAERAGDYGKVAEIRYGRIPEAEARLAELVKSEKDDTTTDRMMQEEVTSEDIAEVVAKWTGIPVNRMLQSEREKLLNLEAELGKRVAGQAEAIEVVSDAVRRSRAGMQDPKRPIGSFIFLGTTGVGKTEVARTLAEYLFNDENAMVRIDMSEYQERHAVSRLVGAPPGYVGYDEGGQLTEAVRRKPYSVVLLDEIEKAHPDVWNILLQVLDEGRLTDNKGRVANFKNTIIIMTSNIGSSLIQAKFGEDEGWNHELVREEARRDVMELLKQTIRPEFLNRIDEIVMFDPLTQQNIRKIVDIQFREIRHRLAENGIQLDATDEALDKIGEEGFDPTFGARPLKRVLQRRVLNALSKAILSGEVKRDSVVLMELNSDGEIAFSNLDAEIELD
- a CDS encoding TspO/MBR family protein gives rise to the protein MKNQSFWRVATAVVAAGSILYTTLSSRRSRQKGQAMQMAESEAEFDVPAEYQRVFDKNLIVPAGWAFGVVWSTIYSGLGALSIHQALPSQEANPRYQKALPWWLASWALNATFGRFFSQDDARSVVISDLTTKLNLPAALALHQSLEIGKTDVPGPEKYLRIPVSLYAGWLTAATVVGTPDTLLTLGLWERNEERDVPLAAGILGATAAAGYVIARRLNDPWYMLPFVAGFGGIATRQWNRYPVVGWTAAGLAAAYAGLLAYWLPKGKFHEPKTIVVHEAELLAGPIETDQRRQAEIARERMTPIEAESLD
- a CDS encoding SDR family NAD(P)-dependent oxidoreductase; translated protein: MNVGTGKTALITGASSGIGQELAKLFAQDGYNLVLVGRSDEMLDRLAEVFTSNYATQQITVIKKDLSEEDAAQDVYDQVKAKDISVDVLVNDAGVGLYGLFATDTDWEREKSMIHLNVLALTQLTKLFLYDMLARNEGKILNLASLLSITPTPLMAVYAGTKAYVYNFTQSLANELKGTNVTITALLPNATDTDFFHKANAEDTKVTDELQDPVMVAKAGYEALMAGKPKVVPGGLKNKSYEVMAYVAPQEALASLMREKMSPKPDESEKSSSLPWAVGIGVAVLAGIALGVAYSNSSPVDRMRYRVKARAAGNSVTDTVSSVIDSLLSAYHDFKGDATRAKADVEEEALAI
- a CDS encoding DUF4136 domain-containing protein codes for the protein MKQIMIIAGLILSVLWGCSSYRITRNQLDQSASWKAYQTFAFADTNRIEATPYTAYQAAVTNVKQAVTAELTQRGYQQTRNNPDLLINVGAAVDEKTQTRSTTIYEAPGYTGQRRYRWQSQEVPVGTYDEGTVQIKVVDTQREAVIWDVAVSSVLSRKKEVTPVQFGQAVAKVFEKFPG
- a CDS encoding SDR family NAD(P)-dependent oxidoreductase encodes the protein MIAEVGKTALITGASSGIGRELATLFAKDGYNLVLVARSEDKLTELAEQVKQVYGTSMVTVIEKDLSAPEAPQEIYDEVISKNITVNTLVNNAGFGEYGVFATETDIQKELSVIQVNVTSLVHLTKLFLKDMVARNEGKILMLGSIVSIMPNPLMAVYGATKSFIYSFSESLRNEINDTDVSITVLMPPATDTDFFNKAGAMNTVAQEMARSNSPADVAKEGYEALMNGKDKAIAGFTTKLQAAASRVLPNTVVSQATRAQMKDKNEADQQLNRKALALGIGIAAVAIAGIAVITLYNNAGTYQRLKYRYKAKKLAGSAKDTLKSASDSITDTVKNATDTARKAVA